A DNA window from Mycolicibacter hiberniae contains the following coding sequences:
- a CDS encoding MlaE family ABC transporter permease: MAAIRVLHPQLTRELNRPIEVIGRIGDHTAFYGRALAGVPRAASTYRHEVIRLIAEISMGAGTLAMIGGTVVIVGFLTLAAGGTLAVQGYSSLGDIGIEALTGFLAAFINVRISAPVVAGIGLAATFGAGVTAQLGAMRINEEIDALETMGIRAVEYLVSTRIAAGMVAIAPLYSIAVILSFTASKLTTVVMFGQSAGLYNHYFATFLNPQDLLWSFLQAILMAIAVLLVHTYFGYFAAGGPSGVGVAVGAAVRTSLVVVISVTLLVSLAVYGSNGNFNLSG; this comes from the coding sequence ATGGCCGCCATACGCGTACTTCACCCGCAGTTGACGCGGGAGCTGAACAGACCGATCGAGGTCATCGGCCGGATAGGTGATCACACCGCATTCTACGGGCGCGCACTGGCCGGTGTGCCACGCGCGGCATCGACCTACCGTCATGAAGTGATCCGCCTCATTGCCGAGATCAGCATGGGGGCGGGTACTTTGGCGATGATCGGCGGGACCGTCGTCATCGTCGGGTTTCTCACGCTGGCCGCGGGCGGAACGTTGGCGGTTCAGGGCTACAGCTCGCTCGGCGACATCGGCATCGAAGCCCTGACCGGATTTCTGGCCGCATTCATCAACGTTCGGATATCGGCGCCGGTGGTTGCCGGAATCGGCCTGGCGGCGACGTTCGGTGCCGGGGTAACGGCGCAGTTGGGTGCCATGCGGATCAACGAGGAGATCGATGCACTGGAGACCATGGGCATCCGCGCCGTCGAATATCTGGTGAGCACCCGCATTGCGGCCGGAATGGTCGCGATCGCACCGCTGTACTCGATCGCCGTGATTCTGTCGTTCACCGCCAGCAAGCTGACCACCGTGGTGATGTTCGGACAGTCGGCAGGCCTGTACAACCACTACTTCGCCACGTTCCTCAATCCGCAGGACCTGTTGTGGTCGTTTCTGCAGGCGATCCTGATGGCGATCGCGGTACTGCTGGTCCACACCTATTTCGGCTACTTCGCCGCGGGGGGACCCTCGGGAGTAGGGGTGGCCGTGGGCGCAGCGGTGCGGACCTCACTGGTCGTCGTGATCTCGGTGACACTGCTGGTGTCGCTGGCGGTCTACGGATCCAACGGCAACTTCAACCTGTCGGGCTAG
- a CDS encoding MCE family protein, whose product MATTSKARRMLLGLTTVAVAVATVAVALGFFRGSFTKTVPVTVLSQRAGLVMDTGAKVKLHGAQVGSVKSIESLPDGRAALHLAMNPSYLDVIPANVRVGIASSTVFGAKFVDLLPPEEPSADSLRTGQVLDAEHVTVEINSVFERLSSVLQKIEPTKLNETLGALATALDGRGDRIGQMMSDLDEFLARTDSSLPALERELTVAPAVADAYADAAPDLTSAAAATTRMSQTIVSEQHNLDTLLLSAIGLADTGNDVVGTNRQAITDVMHLFGPTTDLTNQYHEALTCGLGGAVELAKAPGTPVPGGLLLQTVVFGQERYRYPQNLPKVAATGGPQCTDLPKVGFQKSPPLVIADVNANPAQYGNEGILLNSDGLKQLLYGPIDGPPRNGAQIGQPG is encoded by the coding sequence ATGGCGACGACTTCGAAGGCACGGCGAATGCTGTTGGGATTGACCACCGTGGCGGTGGCCGTGGCCACCGTCGCGGTAGCCCTGGGATTCTTCCGCGGCAGCTTCACCAAGACCGTTCCCGTCACGGTGCTGTCGCAGCGCGCCGGTCTGGTGATGGACACCGGCGCAAAGGTGAAACTGCACGGGGCCCAAGTCGGCTCGGTGAAGTCAATAGAATCGCTACCCGATGGGCGCGCCGCGTTGCACCTCGCCATGAACCCCTCCTACCTGGACGTCATCCCCGCAAACGTGCGCGTCGGCATCGCCTCGTCCACCGTGTTCGGTGCGAAGTTCGTCGATTTGCTTCCGCCGGAAGAACCCTCGGCTGACTCTCTGCGGACGGGACAGGTGCTGGATGCCGAACATGTCACGGTCGAGATCAACTCGGTGTTCGAGCGCCTGTCCTCGGTGCTGCAGAAGATCGAACCCACCAAACTCAACGAGACCCTGGGTGCGCTGGCCACCGCATTGGACGGCCGTGGCGATCGGATCGGTCAGATGATGAGCGACCTCGATGAGTTCCTGGCGCGAACCGATTCGAGCCTGCCGGCGTTGGAGCGCGAGCTCACAGTCGCACCCGCCGTGGCCGATGCCTATGCCGACGCGGCACCTGACCTGACCTCCGCCGCCGCGGCAACGACCCGGATGAGCCAGACGATTGTCAGCGAACAGCACAACCTGGACACGCTGCTGCTCAGCGCGATCGGCCTGGCCGACACCGGCAATGACGTCGTGGGAACCAACCGCCAGGCCATCACCGACGTCATGCACCTGTTCGGCCCGACCACAGACCTCACCAATCAGTACCACGAGGCACTGACCTGTGGGTTAGGCGGTGCGGTGGAGCTCGCCAAAGCGCCGGGCACACCGGTGCCCGGCGGCCTGCTCCTGCAGACCGTGGTCTTCGGTCAAGAGCGCTACCGGTATCCGCAGAACCTGCCGAAGGTCGCCGCCACGGGCGGGCCACAGTGCACCGACCTCCCCAAGGTCGGATTCCAGAAGAGCCCACCGCTCGTGATCGCCGACGTCAACGCAAACCCCGCGCAATACGGCAACGAGGGGATTCTGCTGAACTCCGACGGACTCAAGCAGCTGCTGTACGGGCCGATCGACGGACCACCACGA